AAAGTAGCACTTGAGGTTTCAGCTGCTGCTGCTGCATCAGGCTTACGTTCATTTACTTTTATGAAACATGTAGGCTTAAACGTTGCTGCAGATTCATTTATGAGCGTAGTTTATGAGGGAGTAAATGGCGGGATGATCATCCTGTCAGCTGATGATCCTTCCATATTTTCATCTCAAAATGAACAGGACAACAGGCATTACGCACGGATTGCAGGCATTCCTACAGTTGAACCTTCCAATCCGCAGGAAATAAAGGATATGATGAAGTACGGGTACGAACTTTCAGAAGAGTTCCAAATACCTGTTTTAATGCGTACAACCACAAGGGTTTCCCATATGAGAGGAGTGGTAGAACTGGAAAAGCCTAACGCCAATAAAAAAACAGGATACTTTAAAAAAGACCCTAAACGCTTTGTGCCTGTACCTGCAAACGCCAGGGAAATGCACAGAATACTGGTTGAAAAAATGGAGAAAATAGAAGATGTGGCTAGTAATTCTCCATTTAACAGGATATTCAATAAAGAAAGCAAAATTGGTGTAATTACAAGCGGCAGTGCATTTAACTATGCCATAGATGTTATAGAAAAAAATGATCTGGCTGTAAACATCCTAAAAATTGGTTTTTCATATCCTTTCCCTGAAAAACTGGTATATGACTTTATAAAGGATTTAGACCATGTAATAGTTATTGAAGAAGTAGATCCAATAATGGAAAAAGATATACTTGCAGTAATCGGAAAATATGGCTTAAAAACAAAAGTACACGGCAAACTCGATGAAACACTGCCCATGATCTTTGAATATACACCAGATATAGTTCTAGAAGGCATGAGAAAAGTTATTGGCATTAATTTAAAAGAAAAACAATCATATGAACCGGACATTCCTCTTCCAGTACGTGCACCGACTTTATGTTCAGGATGTCCTCACAGGGCTGCTTATTATACTGTTAAAAAAGCAGTTGAAGAGCTAGGTCTTGATGCAGTGTATCCGAACGATATTGGTTGTTACACACTTGGAATTGAATCCCCATATGAAATGGCAGATTACCTGCTCGCTATGGGTTCAAGTGTAGGTACAAGCTGCGGATTCTCAAAATCAACTGATCAAAGTATTGTAAGCTTTATAGGAGACTCTACATTTTTCCATGCGGGCATCCCACCTCTCATAAATGCAGTGCATAATAAAGACAAGTTTGTGCTCGTTATTTTAGATAACAGAACAACTGCCATGACCGGCGGCCAGCCTCATCCCGGGCTTCCAGTAGATGGGATGGGTGAAATGGCCCCTGAAATAAGTATAGAAAAAATCGTTGAAGCGATTGGGGTAAAGTTTTTAGAAGTTATAAATCCAGTTAGCGTTGACATATCAAAGGAAATATTCAAAAAAGCGCTGCAGTTTGACGGTGTAGCAGTTGTTATTTCAAAATATCCATGCATGCTCACTAAAAAAGGAGTAACCAGTCAATTGCTTATGAATGTTGACCCTGAAAAATGTGATAAATGCATGAACTGTCTGAAAGAACTTACCTGCCCTTCAATTTATGTTGCAGAGGACGGTTCTGTAAACATTGATTCAATGTTTTGTAGGGGATGCAGTGTTTGCATGCAAATTTGTCCAAAAAAGGCTATTGGAGCTAAAAGAATAAGTTAACCTATTATAAATCATGGAGATTAAAAAATGGAACCATATAACATTTATATCTGCGGTGTCGGAGGACAAGGAATCATCAAAACCAGTATTGTAATTGGCGAAGCTGCAATGAAAAGCGACATGGGAGTTGTAATGAGCGAAGTACATGGAATGGCCCAGCGTGGGGGGGTTGTCTCAACAGAACTTAAAATAGGGGATTCAAAAAGCCCAATAATTGAAAAAGGCAGCACTAACCTCTTAATTGCATTTGAACCGATGGAAGCACTTAGGGCAATCCCAAAAGCAAGTGAAGATACCTATGTCATTGTAAATACTTCTCCAATAATGCCTTTTAACATAATTGGAAGTGAAGTGCCTTATCCAGAAATTCCAGATATTTTAGATGAACTTAAATCGAAAGTAAAAGATGTATTTGCTCTTGACGCTGAAAAAGCAGCTAAAGATGCAGGACATATCCTTTCACTTAACATGGTTATGCTCGGAGGGGCTACTGCAGTTTCAGACTTCCCCATAGGTAAAGAAGCTGTTTTAAAATCAATGAAGGCAAACTTACCTCAAAAAAGCATTCCTATTAACAAAAAAGCATATGAAAAAGGGTTTGAATTTGTTTCATCCAGATAATTTCTTAATTATCTTATTTTACTGGATTCGCTCAAATCATTCCCATTTTTAATCTTTTATAACATAATTTTCATCTCTCCATTTTTAAAGGTTTTAATTTTACTTAATCTTGATATTATTACTTAGGCAAAGCAGTAATTCCATTTTAGATAATTTTAAATATGAGAATGAATCAATATTTTACTTCATTAATATCAGGCTGTGGATTCCTCTAAAAATATATTTTGAAGGTGCCCATTAAGTCATTACTTTACAAATATCAATTAAAGGACGTGAAAAAACGGATATTAATAGTAGAAGCGGTTTAATTGTAATTATTATAGTGGTAATTATTGGAGCGGCGTATATTACACTGGCAAGTCAGGTTAATCACAATCAAACAAGTTCAAATGCATCAAATATTAGCCCAGCACATGATAACGCCAATAACCCCGAAAATACCAATACATCCATTAGCAATGGAACCAGTTCGCAAAATAGTACTCATACAAATAGTACAACCAGTACAAAAATTAATCAGACTCAAAATACTACTAACTCTACCAAAAAAGTAAGTGCACAAGCATTTACAGTAAGTAACGCCTCTTAAATAGATTATAAATCGCCAGCATATTATCTAAGTGTTACATCTAAACCAAAAGTAGAGTTTCATAGATATCTGGCGAAATAATTAAATAAAAAAACTCTTTTTTTCTTTTTATTAGTTTACAATGTTTATATGGTAAATGATCTCCTTTGCAGGGAGACAGTTTTCCCAAGGCATAATATATTTCATAGTTAGATCTGTTTTACCAGTTTTAAGGGCTTTAAATGTAAATATTTGATATCCCCCACTTCCACAGCGTATTGGCATGTCTGGAATATAAGTTTCATTTACAAGCTTTAAAGAATTTGAATCGAATTCTGAGATCCATTTATAACCAGTACTTGGATTACTTTCCAAAGTTATATTGAATTTTTCATTTACATTTACAGTTAACTTTTTTTCTTCTTTAACAGGCAATATACATCTATCTGCTGCAAATACTCCCGAAACCATACTCAATGAGAATACAGCTAAGATAAGTATTGAAGCTGTTTTTAAACATTTCATTTTTTTACCACCATTTCTTACTTACATTTAAAATGTAAAAGTTTATATATATAAATCTATCGTATAATATAAACAACAGTCAAAGTGAGCTGGAAGATAGGAACTATTTAAAAATAATACAGCAGGCATCAATTTTTTTTATGGCCTTTATCTCTGCACCAATATGCCCTGCAGCTACAGAAACCCGGATAACAGAAATAGAGAATATTTACGTGAAACATGGAGATAAAACATCCATATCGGCAGGTGGACAACTAAATGAAGGCTCAAGATGGGTAGACATTGATGGAAAATATTTAACGTTTACAGTTTCAGACATTAACGGCACCAAAATAATCAGTAAAACTGAAAAAATAAATTTTTGGGACGGTAAAGCCTCTGTAGATATAGATACCTATAATTTAATTCCAGGAAGATACATAATAGATGTAAAATACATGGGAAACAAGTATTTATGCCCTTGTAAGGCCCATGCATCGCTAGTGGTTATATCGCCCCACATTAACTTCCAAAATCAAAATCCAAGGTGTAATTTATGAAAATAAATGAGTTTTTGTGTTTATTTAAAAAATATATGCATTCAATCCCTTCAGACATGCTTTTATGTAATGATGAAACTCGTTTAAGGGAAAAAAATAAGCTTGAAGGTAAAAAACAAAAAAAATCCTCTAAAAGTAAAATATGAAAATTAAAAAATAAAACTACAAACCATAAATATCTTTAGCAGGTATAACCTCTGCACCGCCGTCTTGGAGTGCTTTAATTCCACCATCGATATTTTCTGGATGTAATAAAACTATAGCTCCGTTTTCTTTTTCTTCTACGAATGCATAAAGATATTCCAGGTTAATATCATTATCATCGAGAATTCCCAGGATTTTACCCAATCCTCCAGGCTGATCCTGCATTCTAACGGCGATTACTTCCCCAATTTTTACAATGAAATTGTTGTCTTCAAGCAATTTTTTAGTTTTATCAGGTTCTGGAACTATTAACCTTAAAATTCCAAAATCAGAAGTGTCTGCAATTGAAAGAGCCCTTATATTGACCCCACCTTCCTCAAGCACATCCAAAGCTTTCCTCATCCTTCCTTTCCTATTTTCCAAAAATATGGACAACTGTTTTACTTTCATAATGCCACCTAATGTATTTATGCTTTTTTATAATTCTCTTTTGTCTATAACTCTTACTGCTTTTCCTTCACTTCTTGGTAGTGTTTTCGGCTCAACAAGGGTTACTTTAACTCTTAAACCAATTTCACTGTGGATATAATCTTCAATTTTCTCCCTTATACCTACGAGTTCCTTAATTTCATCTGAAAAAAGACTTTCTGAAGCTTCAACCTGTACCTCAACTTCATCCATCAAATGAGGCCGTGTAACAATAATCTGGTAGTGAGGCTCCACTTCATCAATTCTAAGAAGAGCTTTTTCAATCTGCGATGGGAAAACTGAAACTCCCCTGATTTTCATCATATCATCGGTACGTCCAG
This Methanobacterium bryantii DNA region includes the following protein-coding sequences:
- the iorA gene encoding indolepyruvate ferredoxin oxidoreductase subunit alpha, which codes for MNITKVLTGKEGEKLFLLGNEAAVRGTVEAGVSVASTYPGTPSSEIGDVLSKLAKDAGMYFEFSTNEKVALEVSAAAAASGLRSFTFMKHVGLNVAADSFMSVVYEGVNGGMIILSADDPSIFSSQNEQDNRHYARIAGIPTVEPSNPQEIKDMMKYGYELSEEFQIPVLMRTTTRVSHMRGVVELEKPNANKKTGYFKKDPKRFVPVPANAREMHRILVEKMEKIEDVASNSPFNRIFNKESKIGVITSGSAFNYAIDVIEKNDLAVNILKIGFSYPFPEKLVYDFIKDLDHVIVIEEVDPIMEKDILAVIGKYGLKTKVHGKLDETLPMIFEYTPDIVLEGMRKVIGINLKEKQSYEPDIPLPVRAPTLCSGCPHRAAYYTVKKAVEELGLDAVYPNDIGCYTLGIESPYEMADYLLAMGSSVGTSCGFSKSTDQSIVSFIGDSTFFHAGIPPLINAVHNKDKFVLVILDNRTTAMTGGQPHPGLPVDGMGEMAPEISIEKIVEAIGVKFLEVINPVSVDISKEIFKKALQFDGVAVVISKYPCMLTKKGVTSQLLMNVDPEKCDKCMNCLKELTCPSIYVAEDGSVNIDSMFCRGCSVCMQICPKKAIGAKRIS
- a CDS encoding indolepyruvate oxidoreductase subunit beta; translation: MEPYNIYICGVGGQGIIKTSIVIGEAAMKSDMGVVMSEVHGMAQRGGVVSTELKIGDSKSPIIEKGSTNLLIAFEPMEALRAIPKASEDTYVIVNTSPIMPFNIIGSEVPYPEIPDILDELKSKVKDVFALDAEKAAKDAGHILSLNMVMLGGATAVSDFPIGKEAVLKSMKANLPQKSIPINKKAYEKGFEFVSSR
- a CDS encoding protease inhibitor I42 family protein yields the protein MKCLKTASILILAVFSLSMVSGVFAADRCILPVKEEKKLTVNVNEKFNITLESNPSTGYKWISEFDSNSLKLVNETYIPDMPIRCGSGGYQIFTFKALKTGKTDLTMKYIMPWENCLPAKEIIYHINIVN
- a CDS encoding ACT domain-containing protein, coding for MKVKQLSIFLENRKGRMRKALDVLEEGGVNIRALSIADTSDFGILRLIVPEPDKTKKLLEDNNFIVKIGEVIAVRMQDQPGGLGKILGILDDNDINLEYLYAFVEEKENGAIVLLHPENIDGGIKALQDGGAEVIPAKDIYGL